The nucleotide window tcccccccatttcttgcccttttccccccattttcccctttttttcctcattttttccccattttttgtccattttccccccattttttgcccatttccccccattttttccccattttatccCTGGTTTTTACCCCgttttttacccatttttttcccattttccccccatttttcgcccttttttttccccactttttccccattttcctccccatttttccccattttttccccatttttcccctgtttttaaCCCCTTCCTGACCTGCCTGTAGGCCGCGATCTGCCCCTCGTAGTCCCGGTTGTATTTCCGCAGTTTTTGCCTCAAAGAGCTCAAAGCTTTGGCGttgtttttgttcattttcttcttcccttccttgtCCTCCCAGAGCTGCCGGGAAAAAAGGGGCAAAACGGGGGGGAAATCACCAAAAAACGGGGAAAATCAttcagaaaatgacaaaaatgaccccaaaatggCGAGAAACAACCCAGAAATGGTGAGAAACAACCcagaaatggtgaaaaatgaccccaaaaatgacaaaaatgacccaaaaatggTGAGAAATGACCCGAAGATGGTGAGAAATGACCCAAAAATGGTGAGAAACAACCcagaaatggtgaaaaatgaccccaaaaatgacaaaaatcaccccaaaaatgacCCAGAAGGAGCCAAAAGGACCCAAAAATGGTGAGAAATGGTGAGAAACAACCcagaaatggtgaaaaatgaccccaaaaatgacaaaaatcaccccaaaaatgacCCAGAAGGAGCCAAAAGGACCCAAAAATGGTGAGAAATGACCCAAAAATGACACAGAAGGagccaaaataacaaaaaatgatgaaaaaatgaACCAAAAGTGGtgaaaaacaccccaaaaatggtGAAAAGTGActaaaaatgatgaaaatcactcaaaaattgacaaaaatgacccaaaaatgaCCCAGAAGGAGCCAAAAGGACCCAAAACTGGTGAGAAATGACCcaaaaatagtgaaaaatgaccaaaaaatggtgaaaaaatgacccaaaaatggtgaaaatcacccaaaaatagtgaaaaatgaccaaaaaatggtgaaaaatgacaaaaaatggtgaaaaattaccccaaaatgatgaaaaatgaccaaaaaatagtgaaaaatcaacaaaaaaacggagaaaaccacccaaaaatggtgaaaagtgaccaaaaatgatgaaaatcactcaaaaattgacaaaaatgacccaaaaatgaCCCAGAAGGAGCCAAAAGGACCcaaaatggtgaaaaatgaccaaaaaatggtgaaaaacacccaaaaacgGTGAGAAATTACccaaaaatggtgaaaaaaatcaccaaaaatgacccaaaaaatGACCCTAAATGACCCAAAAATGGTGAAAAACGAccaaaaaatgacaaaaaaagatcaaaaattactaaaaaatgACCCAGAAGGAcccaaaaatgacaaaaaaaatccccaaaatggcaaaaaatgacccaaaataaaggaaattatcCAGAAGCACCCAAATCCAccaaaaatgacccaaaatcaccaaaaattctgaaaaatccCCCCcgaaaatcagaaaaaaaaaaaaaaatccgtaaaaattctttttaaaaatgacaaaaaatccCCGAAAACgcaaataaaattgttttaaaaattcaaaaagggcaaaaaataaTTCGAAATAAttctggaaaaagcaaaaaaaaatcgGAAAAAATCGGAAAAAAAAGcgaaaaaattaaaaaaaaaaaatctacaaaaaagtccttaaaaatccttttaaaaaccaagaaaaacccaaaaatattcagaaaaaaaaagtgaaaaaaatcaaaataaaatcagaaaaattcaggaaaaaaaaggaaaaaaatctgaaaaaaattggaaaaaaactgtaaaaaatcctttcaaaaaccaataaaaaattcaaaaatattgagaaaaaaaggggaaaaatcaaaataaaatcagaaaaattcgGGAAAAAATcggaaaaaaatctgagataaaatcagaaaaaatctgtaaaaaatcctttcaaaaaccaataaaaaattcaaaaatattgataaaaaaaggggaaaaaaaggcaaaaaatatcaaaataaaatcagaaaaaccggggaaaaaattggaaaaaaatctgagataaaatcagaaaaaatctgtaaaaaatccttttaaaaaccaataaaaaattcaaaaatattgagaaaaaaaggggaaaaaaaggggaaaaaatcaaaataaaatcagaaaaattcgggaaaaaaaggaaaaaaaaatcggAAAAAATcggaaaaaaatctgtaaaaattcCTGTAAGTTCCCAGATATTCCAGGTTTTTGGAATTgcccaaatttggggtttttggccCCGAATTTTGGGTTCTCACCTCGTTGAGGTCGGTCAGGATCCTGAGGTAGAACCAACcctgaaatcccaaaaaaacccaaaaaactccaaaaaatctgaacaaaaccctaaaaaaattcctaaaaaaaaatttcttaaaaatctgtaaaaaatcctttcaaaaaccaacaaaaaattcaaaaatattcctaaaaaaaagcagaaaaaaaatgaaaaaaatccaaaaaaaatcagaaaaaatcgGAAAAAAATcggaaaaaaattggaaaaaaatctgtaaaaaatccttttaaaaaccaataaaaaattcaaaaatattgagaaaaaaagggaaaaaaaaaaaggaaaaaatcaaaataaaatcagaaaaattcaggaaaaaaatcaggaaaaaatctggaaaaaatctgagaaaaatctgaaaaaaaatctgtaaaaaatccttttaaaaaccaacaaaaagttcaaaatattcctaaaaaaaaagcagaaaaaattggaaaaaaataaaaaaaaatcaaaaaaattcgggaaaaaaatcagaaaaaaatcggaaaaaaatctgtaaaaaatcctttcaaaaaccaacaaaaaattcaaaatattcctaaaaaaaagcagaaaaaaatggaaaaaaacaagaaaaaaatcagaaaaaatcaggaaaaaaatcgGAAAAAAGATcggaaaaaaattggaaaaaaatctgtaaaaaatcctttcaaaaaccaataaaaaattcaaaatattcctttaaaaaagcggaaaaaaatggaaaaaaatcaaaataaaatcagaaaaattcaggaaaaaaaggaaaaaaaatcgGAAAAAAATCggaaaaaatctgtaaaaaatcctttcaaaaaccaataaaaaattcaaaatattccttaaaaaaagcggaaaaaaatggaaaaaaatcaaaataaaatcagaaaaattcaggaaaaaaaggaaaaaaaaatcggAAAAAAATcggaaaaaaatctgtaaaaaatcctttcaaaaaccaataaaaaattcaaaatattccttaaaaaaagcggaaaaaaaatggaaaaaaataagaaaaaaatcagaaaaatttggggaaaaatcgGAAAAAAATcggaaaaaaatgggaaaaaaatctgtaaaaatccCTGTAAGTTCCCCGATATTCCAGGTTTTTGGAATTgcccaaatttggggtttttggccCCGAATTTGGGGTCTCACCTCGTTGAGGTAGTCCTCGAGGTCGGCCAGGATGCGCAGGTAGAACCTGGGCACGCCCTCCCTGTCCACCACGCCCTTGGCCTTGGCCCACGCCCGGCCCAGCAGCTCAAACTCCTGcggggaatggggggaaaaacgggggaattgggaaaaagggggaaaaaggggaaataatggggaaattggggggaaaaatggggaaattggggggaaaatggggataaaatggggaaataatggggaaatttgggttaaaaatggggaaattgggggggaaaatggggaaattggggggaaaatgggggaaaatggggaaataatggggaaaaatgggttaaaaatggggaaattggggggaaaaatgggggaaaaaggggaaataatggggaaatttgggttaaaaatggggaaattggggggaaatggggaaattgggggaaaatgggggaaatggggaaataatggggaaatttgggttaaaatggggaaattgggggggaaaatggggggaaatggggggaaatggggaaaaatggggaaatttgggttaaaaatggggaaattggggggaaaatgggttaaaatgggggaaaatgggttaaaaatgggggaaaatggggaaaatggggaaattgggggggaaaacgggggaaaattgggggaaatggggaaaaattgggggaaatggggaaaaatggggaaattggggaaaaatgggttaaaaatggggaaattggggaaattggggggaaaatgggttaaaaatgggggaaatgggttaaaaatgggggaaatggggaaaaatgggggggaaatgggttaaaaatgggggaaatgggttaaaaatgggggaaatggggaaaaatgggggggaaatgggttaaaaatgggTTAAAATGGGTTAAAATGGGTTaaaatggggaaatttgggaaaaaaatgggggaaaatgggggaaaatgggaggaaaatgggttaaaatgggggaaatgggttaaaaatgggggaaaatgggttaaaaatggggaaattggggggaaatgggggaaattgggttaaaaatggggaaaaatgggtttaaaatgggggggaatgggttaaaaatggggggaaatggggaaataatgggggaaaatggggaaattggggggaaatggggaaaaatgggggggaaatggggaaaattgggttaaaatggaggaaaatgggttaaaatgggaaaattggggaaaaatgggttaaaaatggggaaattggggggaaatgaggaaatttgggttaaaaatggggggaaaatgtgtttaaaatggggaaattggTGTGAAAAACGGGGGAattgggaaatggggaaaaatgggttaaaaatgggaggaaaatgggtcgaaaatgggaaaattgggttaaaaatggggaaattggggggaaatgaggaaatttgggttaaaaatggggggaaaatgtgtttaaaatggggaaattggggtGAAAAACGGGGGAattgggaaatggggaaaaatgggttaaaaatggggggaaaaatggggaaattgggggggaaatgggttaaaaatgggggaaaatgggttaaaaatggCGAAATTGGGgtgaaaaacagggaaattgggaaaaagggggaaaatggggaaattggggtGAAACACGGGggaattgggaaaaatggggaaaaatgggttaaaaatgggggaatttgggttaaaaatgggggaattgggggaaatgggttaaaaatggggaaaaatggggttgAAATTTGGGTTAGAAATGAGGTTAACAATGTGAAAAACGAGGTTTCCCGAGGGGttagaaatggggaaaatggggaaatctgggggCAATGGAGAAATTGGGGTTGAAATGGGGtaaaaaaagggggatttgggggcgtCGGGCACCTCCAGGCAGCGGCTGACGTCGCGGATCTTCATGGCGTTGCGGATGGAGCGGATCAGGTTGGTGAGCTCCTCGTACCTGGGATCAATCGGGGCTGATCGGCATCGATTGGGGTCGACTGGGATCAATCAGGGTCCGTTTGGGGCCAATAGGGATCAATTGGGGTCGAGTTGGAGCCATTGGGATCAATAGAAACCGAACCAATAGGGATCAATACGGACCCATTGGGATCAATAGGGATCAATACGGACCCATTGGGTCCAATAGGGATCAATTTGGGGCCATTGGCATTGATTGGGATCAACAGAAATTGATCAGGATCAATCAGGGTTCATTTGGAGCCATTGGGATCAATAGAAATTGATCAGGATCAATCGGGGTCGATTTGGGCCCATTGGGATCAGTAGGGATCAATAGAAACCAAACCAATGGGAACCAATAGGGATCAATACAGACCCATTGGGACCAATAGGAACCAATCTGGGGCCATTGGGGTTGACTGGGATCAATAGGGATTGATCAGGATCAACTGGGGCCATTGGGATCAATAGGGATCAATAGAAACCGAACCAATAGGGATCAATAGGGATCAATACAGACCAATTGGGACCAATAGGGATCAATAGGGACCCATTGGGATCAATAGGAACCAATTTGGGGCCATTGGCATTGATTGGGATCAATAGGGACCTATAGAAACCAAACCAATAGGAACCAATAGGGATCAATTTGGGGCCATTGGGATTGATTGGGATCAATATGGACCCACTGGGATCAATAGGGATCAATACAGACCCATTGGGTCCAATAGGGATCAATTTGGGGCCATTGGCATTGATTGGGATCAATAGGGATTGATCAGGATCAATTGGGGCCATTGGGATCAATAGGGATCAATAGAGATCAATAGAAACCAAACCAATAGGGATCAATATGGACCCATTGGGACCAATAGGGATCAATTTGGGGCCATTGGCATTGATTGGGATCAATAGAGACCAATCTGGAGCCATTAGGATCAATAACCAATCAATAACTGATCAATAGGTGACCAATAACCGATCTATAGCTGATCAATAGCTGATCCGCAGCCAATCAATAGCTCATCAATAGCCAATCAATAGATGAGCAACAGCACAAGCCAACCAACAGCCGATCAATAACCGATCAATAGCCAATCAATGGGTGGTCAATAGCTGATCAATAATCAATAATCAATAGCCAATCAATGGATAATCAATAGATGATCAATCAACAACCCAATCAATCAACCCAGCTGAGAACTGATCAACAAGTGATCAATCAGTGATCAGTGAGTGATCAATAGCTGATCAATAATCAATAGCTGATCAGAAACTGATTGGCAACCAATCAATAACTAATCAATAGGCAATAAAAAATAACTGATCAATAATTGCTCAAAACCAAATCAATAAACAACCAATAACAGATCAATAACCAATTGATAATGAATCAATAACTGATCAATAACCAATCAATAACAGATCAATAACCAATTGATAACAGATCAA belongs to Vidua chalybeata isolate OUT-0048 chromosome 37 unlocalized genomic scaffold, bVidCha1 merged haplotype SUPER_37_unloc_7, whole genome shotgun sequence and includes:
- the LOC128782778 gene encoding eukaryotic translation initiation factor 3 subunit C-like, coding for MSRFFTTGSDSESESSASGDEAAPKAPGGPYSKPLLLSEDEEDTKRVVRSARDKRYEELTNLIRSIRNAMKIRDVSRCLEEFELLGRAWAKAKGVVDREGVPRFYLRILADLEDYLNELWEDKEGKKKMNKNNAKALSSLRQKLRKYNRDYEGQIAAYRQNPEQSDEDEEKSRRDSEGSGSSSGAEDDAGNFLKRRERDEPRSRYK